The DNA region CCAGCGGTCGTCGTCCGTCTTCTTCAGCGCTCCGCCTCGGTTGGGGCAGAAGACGCACTCGGCGGGCCGCGACGGGGACTGCAGGCAGTGGCGGCACAGCCACTGGCCCTCCGGGATGTACGGCACGCCGTAGCACTCCTGGTGCACGGCGATGTTGCAAGAGTCGCAGAAGAGGATGACGTTGCTGTCGGCCCCGTCTCCGTCCATGCAGATGCAGCAGACGGCGTCCTCGTCCACCAGCGACTGCAGGTCGCTCTGACCCTGCGTGGCGGAGTAAGACTCCTTCTCGAAGCGGTCCATGAGGAACTCAAACAGGTTGTTGGACACCTGGCTGATGCCCTCGCTCTTCCTCTTCTCGTTGATGAGTTCCAGCCACGCGTAATCCTCTTCGTCCATGTCGTACTCCACCTCCTCGTCCAGCTCCTCTGCTGTCCTCTCCGTGTATTTGTAATACGCCACCGGCCTCCTCGGCACCACGGGCAAATTGTATTCAACCGTTCTAACCTTGGGCTCCAACAGGCCGGCGGTGCTGCCGTGGCTGCCGCCGTGAGAGGACGTCAGCGCCGCGTTCTTCTTCTGCTGACTGTTTTTAAGGCGCACGGAGCGCACCAGGACCTGCTGGGGCTTCTCGCTGTTCTCCTTGTTGCTGTTGCACTCCATGATCTCCTGAGCCGTGGGGTCGTCGTCGGTGATGACGTCCAGCTTGTCGTAGATGCTGAGCCGGTGCACGCGGCCGTCCACCTCCAGCTCCACCATTCGCTGAGCCTGCGCGTACGTCAGCGTCTCTCGGTTGGGCGACGGCTTGATGGGCGAGGACGCTCTTTTCAGCCCCGCTGGGCGTTGATGTCGACCTTTTTTCCTCATGCCGAAGCCGTAAAGACCCTGAAAAGCAAACGAATGAAACAACATGTTAACGATTCACTGACGTGTGACAGTTTGACACCGACTGATGAACGTACGTCAGTTTTTCATGTCATTAACTCTCCCTGTGACGCTACGACCGCCACACAGAGCCGTGTGTGTCGGACCTATTGGAACCTGCAGCAATGATTAACAGCCTTTTCCCTCAGCGCTGCCTTGCAGGAACAAAGTTGGGCAGTTATTGTGTTTACACAAAGATGTCACCAGCCTTCAATCAAGGAGGAGCAAAGAAATAtgtaaacaacataaaacaacctAATCAATGTATTACCAACTCAGTGTGTCTGTCATGTGGTGCAGCCGAGTCTGATCTGCTTTCACAAGTTTTACACTCACAAGTCTTTCTCAAAAATCTATTTGATGACGCATGTTTAATCCTCTTCCTCGTGCAAACAGCTGAATGCATCCATGTTAAATACATTCAATAAGAATCCAACCAGACTCAGAATCTGACCAATGCAAACTTTTGATCCTCTGCATGTTTCACTTCTCGTGgctacagacacatttcagtgttCAGGTTTGATACCCGGCtgtaaagaaaacacacaaacatcttgCACTAAAATTAAAAGGTGAAGACTGTTTATCTGCACCTTTCTACAGATTGAGAGTCCAGCTCTTGTCTGAAattgtttatctttgtttatcTGTATGTTCTCTGCACTGTGTTTATGTATACTGAGAACAACAGAGACCAGAGTCAAATTCCATCTTTGTGTCAACATCAGGGTcgcaactattttcattcattcttaaTTTTATCGACTGTGAGAATATAATGATAAACTGTCCGTCACAGTTTCCCTGAGCCCAAgttgacatatttaaatatggtccaaaaatcacaatataatataataactatGACTGATCATCTCATCTGTACGTGTTTGTATCTGGATCCTCTTGTGCACGTgtctgaactgtgtgtgtgtatattaaaggacgggttcaccaTTTTACAAGCatgtcttaaaccagcagtcaggtttccatagtaacagtaatgtaatcattcctcctgttcatactggatattaaaagatccttcaaatgtgttttcaatggaagtgatggaggataaaatccacagtgtgtccacacagtcatttaaaagtctgtgtgaagcttctattcagcttcagcagtctgagttaatcatatcaagtggatatctgacacatttacagtctttttagcatcaaagtttccctgttgagctgcaggtggaagtatagtaacaaaaagactttggcactaaaaagactgtaacgttgaagcttcatattagcttagATCTATAGTGTGATGAAATCTGATTTGAGAAGCTGCCTGAAAGTCCATGATAACCtgaactgtttttattattcatgcACTCGTTGCAATAACACAGCCTGCACCACAGAGTTCAGGcgccccccatcacttccattgtaagtgcattatgaagggatcttccaatggtcagtatgaacaggaggaatgattacagcaagaatacatgtttcagtgttcatgtggggccctgactgttgttttaagacacacttgaaaaactgtgaacctgtcctttaaaagcCACTGAGAGCAAATTCCTTCTCCGGATCAGTAGAGTTTATTCTAAGCCTTTCTGTCGCTCAGCTGGCTGCTGTTACTGTAAAGCttcactgtttgtttatttggtttttaATGTAACAGTTCAACATGTTTTCGGTTCGCAGCTGAGTGTAAAGCACAGCAGGCGAACACAGCCTGACCGCGATGAACCTTCACTGGATGAATGAAAGAAAGCAGCACACATCCACACCGACCACAGCGAGCCTCCGGTCGGCTCAACCAGCGGGCCTGAAGCCGATGAGAGCTGCTTGTTGGTCGGTCTCTCTCTGGATGTTCCACGGTAACTGCTGGCCGCGGCTACCGTTAGCTCCGCTTAACCGACACACAACTACATCTGTGTGCTTCATCCTATCTGCTTACCGGTTATCGACCAAACGGTAACAAGAAAGCACGGCCCGGTAGTGCCCCCCGGCAGGTGACGGCCTCTCCGGTCGCCGGATAACCGCGTTAGGACAGTCCGTCCACTAAccaggctaacgttagcctgcTAGTAACCGAGGGGGGGAGGAAAGATGGCGACCAACACAACAAGAAGCTGCCTCGATTGAAGAAGTTGTGTTTTCCTCGGAGCACTGCGGGCTGGTTTCGGGTTTAAaccagctcagactgcagcggACAGACATTAAAGGAGAAGTAGACAGAGAGAAGCTGAACTCACCGCGGTGCTTCCAACAATTCAGCGGATAAATACAGCAGCAATGGCGGCGCGGCCTGCGGAGCGAAGCAGCCGTTAAATCCACATTCAGCGCGGCTCGCGCTCAACCGACTCACACCTGCACGTGTCCGGCCGGTATCCAGGGCGACGGAGCTGGGCTCAGGTGTTCCACTGTGATTGAGATAAACCGTGATCGATCAGCCCGATCGGGAGCAGTTCGGAGCGGCGGAGCTTCTCTTCCCCCAAAAACAATGCGGTTGTGTGAGCCGTTACGCCGTGACGTCACCACGTACAACCGAAACCAGGAAGTCGCTtcgactcttttttttttttcttcttgagcaaaaaacagaaagttcAACAGAagtcagtttattatttttactggtAAAATTTCACATCCATAAAAACAAGGTCTTGAGGCCACGTGTCGTTTGAACTTTTCATGATtgaatttaatgaatgaatctgaatttaatcaatgaatgaattattttgAGAACTTGTAAACAATAGGAAATGTGCACTTACAGTTAGTATGCTCCAAAAACCttttaaagaaatctgatttGATTGCCTACatgttctgtcatttttctgtttatttatttatttatattgctcTTACCCTTTGTCCTGTTAATATGTTGACTGTAccaacaaactgaaagtgaagtcatgtcctttatgttatctttatttcattatgatgccTAATTGTTTTCTTATTGTCTTAATGCTGTAAGTGACGTTTTCTGTAAATAACGTCATAGGGggaaagactttttttcttattttgtttttatttatttatttttgtgaacaCATTACACCACGATTACTACTGTTTGGATCAATACATGTATTCTAACCAAACCTCTTTTTTCCCGAACTCGGATGTTGAAAGATGTTCAGTCTGAACATTTAGTTAACGTTAGGAAATGTAAAGGAACAGTCAGCTGCTATTGTCcacaaatcccataaaaacaACCAATAATGTGTTGATGGAAGAACTAttcaaatactttaaaaattaaaaatacaggCAGACAAAATATCCATTAAATGACTTATCAAAACCAATTATTTATCAGTTTAAGGGTTCATTTAAAGGCTTGTTTCCTTTccattaaataaacaaacatcaaaattaCTGAGTAACTTGAATTAATCTTGAATCGATTACTGCTACTTAAATACTATGAAATAACACTAAACTTCACTTtctaaaaacagcatttttagtGTAAATCTGGAGATGGAAATGTCATATTAATGTCTTCTGTTTCATAAAGTGTTAACAGTAAAcgaacaaatgtaaaaaataaaaaataaaaaaaacaggtgtaGACGTAGGAGTAGATATAAGTGGCGGCTTAAAATACAGTCTCACTTTCAATAAgttcttttgtctttcttcttttgtcctttgtcctttttttagtatttttgtttaaaatgtaaaaaatgtaaaatgtaaatttaaaaaaaaatgtttctgactgtttttcttttgtttggtgcttctttcattcagaaaaagggaaactacagtaaaagtatcaatacagcaatgaaaaaatactccattacaagtaaaattcctgcatgaaaaaacctactacagtaaaagtacataagtattatgagcttgatgtagttaaagtattgcagtaaaagtacataagtattatgagcttgatgtagttaaagtattgcagtaaaagtacataagtattatgagcttgatgtagttaaagtattgcagtaaaagtagtggtttggtccctctgactgatatattattatatatgacatcattagattattaatagtgaagcatcagtgttagagcagcatgttactgttgtagctgctggaggtggagctagtttacactactttatatacagttagctagtttagtccagtggttcccaacctaggggtcgggcccctccaaagggtcagcagataaatctgaggggtggtgagatgattaatgggagaggaaagaagaaaaaacaaagttctgatacacaaatctgttttcagtttttggactttttctctaatctttgatttttgctgaaatattggatcatttgaacatttattgaaatgaaagcatgtgagaagtttagagggaaaaatcaaaagtagcatcaaatggaaaacTCAAGTAAAGTTCAAGTACGTccaaattgtactgaagtacagtacttgagtttTTGGATcattacagaaaatgtttttacaatgtTTACAAGTATCTTTACTCAAAACTTTGACACAAAGTGTGTgagacagtgttttttttgtttttttttaaagatccaGGTAGTTAAATTCTCATTAGGATAGAACATTTATAAAAAGTCAATAACTCCAAAACTAAACAAACTTAAGAGTCAGAATCAGAAGCATTAAACAGCAGATGGCAGCACAACaaaggattttatttttatttgcttacAACCTGGTATTGTttaccaacaacaaaaaaacatattcagacttaaattactgttaaaatttTATTAATGTGAATCATAAAGATGCAgtttcaccccccccccaaaaaaaaatctcttatttctaaaatataacatttctaCACTGATTACACTAAAGATCTGTTACAAAAACACTCCACATAAAATCAGACTGAATCATTTCCCAGACTGCCTGACTGCTCTTTTATCGATAACTCCGTCCAGGTGTTGTTCAGGTCAGTCAGACCGGTCAGGTGGACTCGGCCGGCGGCTGCTGGTCTCCGCTCTGGTCGGGACCGCCGGACGGAGCGTCCTCTCTGGACAGCAGGTTGTTTCTGCGGAGGTGGCAGGCCTGCTGGTAGGGGGGCCGGATGGGCGGCTGGGTGGGGGGGGTGTACTGGTACTGTTTACCAGCGTCCAGCTGAGGAAAGACAGTAAGAACTTATATACTGTCggtaaacagtcagtaaacagccAGTGcagtcagaaaacagtcagtaaacagtcagtaaacagccAGTACAGTCAGCAAACAGTCAgcaaacagtcagtaaacagtcagtacaGTCAATAAACAGCCAGTACAGTCAGCAAACAGTCAGCAAACAGTCAgcaaacagtcagtaaacagtcagtaaacagccagtacagtcagtaaacagccagtaaacagccagtaaacagtcagtaaacagtcaatAAACAGCCAGTACAGTCAgcaaacagtcagtaaacagtcagtacaGTCAGtgaacagtcagtaaacagtcaatAAACAGCCAGTACAGTCAgcaaacagtcagtaaacagtcagcAAACAGCCAGTACAGTCAGTAAACAGCCAGTAAACAgccagtaaacagtcagtaaacagtcaatAAACAGCCAGTACAGTCAgcaaacagtcagtaaacagtcagtaaacagccagtaaacagtcagtaaacagtcaatAAACAGCCAGTACAGTCAgcaaacagtcagtaaacagtcagtaaacagccAGTACAGTCAGTAAACAGCCAGTAAACAGCCAGTAAACAGTTAGTAAACAGTCAATAAACAGCCAGTACAGTCAGTAAACAGCCAGTGCAGTCAGAAAACAGTCCGTAAACAGTCAATAAACAgccagtaaacagtcagtaaacagtcagtacaGTCAAATGGCCAGTACAGTCAGTGAACAGCCAGTAAAATCAGCAAACAGTCAgtacagtcagtaaacagtgaataaataatCAGCAAACAGTCAgtacagtcagtaaacagtcagtaaacagtcagtaaagtCAGCAAATAGTCaataaacaatcagtaaacagtcagtaaagtCAGCAAATAGTCaataaacaatcagtaaacagtcagtaaacagtaaacattcagtagtcagtaaacagtcagtacaGTCAGCAAACAGTCAgcaaacagtcagtaaacagccagtaaacagtcaaacagccagtacagtcagtaaacagccagtaaacagtcagtaaacagccAGTGcagtcagaaaacagtcagtaCAGTCAATAAACAGTCAATAAACGGCCAGTACAGTCAGTGAACAGTCAGTAAAGTCAGCAAACAGTCAgtacagtcagtaaacagtcaatAAATAATCAGCAGTCAGTAcagtcagaaaacagtcagtaaacagtcagtaaagtCAGCAAATAGTCaataaacaatcagtaaacagtcagtaaacagtcagtaaacagtaaacattcagtacagtcagtaaacagtcagtacaGTCAGCAAACAGTCAgcaaacagtcagtaaacagccagtaaacagtcaaacagccagtacagtcagtaaacagccagtaaacagccagtaaacagtcagtaaacagccAGTGcagtcagaaaacagtcagtaaacagtcagtacagtcagtaaacagtcaataaacagccagtaaacagtcagtaaacagtcagtacaGTCAATAAACAGTCAATAAACGGCCAGTACAGTCAGTGAACAGTCAGTAAAGTCAGCAAACAGTCAgtacagtcagtaaacagtcaataaataatcagcaaacagtcagtaaacagtaaacattcagtacagtcagtaaacagtaaacattcagtacagtcagtaaacagtaaacattcagtacagtcagtaaacagtcagtacaGTCAGCGAACAGTCAGTAAACATTCAGTACAGCcagtaaacagtcagtgaacagtcagtaaacagtcagtaagtGATTTTAGCCCTTTAACATGCAGATATTCCATTTAAAAACCTTAACATCTTATATTCCTTTATTCTATCCCATTAAAATTCATCATTACGGAGTAAATTAATGGAATTTAGGTTAAAAATGAGTGGATTCAGTTTCATAGTGAAGATAATTAGAGCAGCAGGTACAGTAGAGGATAAAACTTATATTACAGctgttcaaacacaaaaaaatgactgaagcaGATTTATAGTAGTTTATAATAGTTTTAAGGTTTCAGTTTGAGTGGGTGGATCAGGAGGTCCGGTCCTCACCTGCAGAGGGTAGGTTCTGTCTGAGTCGAAGGCACTGAGGTCACCACACGCCAGGAAAGGAACGATGACACGGTTCGGACCCTCTAACTGGTTAAAGTCCACATCTGAGGAACAGAGACCAGACTGAAGAGAGAACCAGGACCAGGACATACCCATCTATACTGGATTTATGACACTGAAACCAGTATGACTATTCAGAAATAAACTCTGTTTCCTCTgagagaagaaataacacacacaatCCTCTTACAGATGATAATTGATTGTTCAGTTCACAGtttacagtgatggaaagtaactaaatacatttactcaagtacttaagtacagtttagaggtacttgtactttacttgagtatttccatgtgatgctactttctacatttcagagggaaatattgtactttctactccactacatttatttgacagctttagttacttttcagatgaagatttgacacaatggataatataacaagcttttaaaatacaacacattgttaaagatgaaaccagtggtttccaacctttttggcttttgacgtcttacaaaaagcagtgtgtagtcggggtcacatttcacatgtctatgagttgttaacagctccaccaaatagtgatttttccctctaaacttctcacatgctttcatttcaataaatgttcaaatgatccaatatttcagcaaaaatcaaagattagagaaaaagtccaaaaactagtatttttatcaatcaatcaatttttatctATATAGCgctaaatcacaacagaagtcatctcagggcacttttcacatagagcaggtcaagactgaactctttaatttacagagacccaacaatccccccatgagcagcacttggcgacagcggtaaggaagaactcccctttaacaggaagagacctcaagcagaacccggctcttggtgggcggccatctgctttgaccggtcgggttgagagagagagaagagggggggggggtgttacactataacaaatagaattggctGTAAGGtttgatgattaggcttgagttgaaaatggctgcgactcctcctcctcggccagtgtctggaggaatgtgagtattaatatgactggggggagtggattcatttagactgacatgttcttcatgacacagccaggtttcagtaagacaatcaatcaatatgatgatctgagattaaatcatttactaaaacagctttagatgacagagatctaatgttcaagagtctACATTTAATTCTCCTACAGTTGCAGACGTGGtgttaattttatatttttatgaatgactcttattctgtttactttagatttaagtgatttaagtggtcgggagacagacacagtctccatgtggttttggggacagacgcagtctctatgtggttttggggacagacacagtctctatgtggttttggggacagacgcagtctccatgtggttttggggacagacacagtctctatgtggttttggggacagacacagtctctatgtggttttgggatCAGACAGTCTATatggttttggggacagacgcagtctttatgtggttttgggtgggtaactgctctaatggaagcgcagagaagcgtgtaggactgcagctctgcttcctggtctcagctctgggttgtcatggttttggtctactaataaactcagccatatttctagatatgagagcagctccatccagagtgggatgtatgccgtctctcctaatcagaccaggtcttccccagaaagtctgccagttatctatgaagcccacatcgtttgctggacgcTACCTCAACAGCCAGCGGTTGAATGATGACATGCAGctatacatgacatcactggtcagattaggcagtGGTCCAGAGGAAACTACAGAGTCCCACATTGTCTTTGCATAGGttcacaccgactcaacattaattttagtgacctgcgattggcgtaatcgggagtcgttgcTGCCGACGTGAATAacaatcgtaccatatttacgtttattcttagccagcagttttaaatttgactcaatgtcgcccgctctggccccaggaatacatttaactatagctgctggtgtcgctaacttcacgtttctgactatggagccGCCAATAATCACAGTTTGtttctcagcaggtgtgttactgaggggggagaacctgttagaaacatgaactggttggtggtgaaccgtgggcttctgcttagggctatgcttccttcggacagtcacccagccgccctggcttcccggctgctcgggagctaccgggggagtgggagctacgctaggtcggcccgcaccggatactaggggctggctaactatattagctgctgattgtttttccatggtgcagagccgcgcttccaattcactgagcCTTTCCTCCAgtactgcaaataaactacacttattacacttaccactatcactaaaggaggcagaggaataactaaacatatgacacaccgggcaagagagagcaggagaacgagagggagagagagaagccatcgctaaccGATTAGCttaagttagctgctaatgctagctgcagagctaaagtaATTATTATATCTTTGCCTTTGAATTGTCcactttaaaaacagaacaggcAACAAAGTTAATAAGGATATTTACCGTAGGAGTGATCCAGCAGAGGGTTGGACATGTTGGGGACGTAACCTTCAGGAGGACAGTAATTCTGACACACCACGAAcgcctctgcacacacacacaccacaggtTCAGATGGAAATTAATGAggtaaaatatgatttaattgatttttatttgattattttatcaaacattCTGCAGTCTCCACTGAATAAACAGCGACTATGTGAGCTCGGGGGTGAGGTTTGTCTCCTCCACCTTTCGAGCTGTGTGATTGGTCGTCGGTGGCGGTGGCTCACCGATGCTGGAGTTCCTGCTGCTGCGAGGCTTGGCGCAGGTCACACCACTGAAGAAGATCTTCAGCTGAGAGTACAGCAGAGTCACGTCTTTACCTCTGAAGATCTGCGGCACACAGGACAACGAGGGGTTAATACAGTCTATAATTTACACTATTTACTGTTTTACACCGTGGTGATTATACAGAATGACATCATGTGTTTTCAGTACTATGATCTGGCTAAGTTTGATggtctgactgcttgtgtttcttggtgAGTTCAGTGTTATTACTGACCTACTAGAATAAtaccagaatgatcctttaaaacaatattaaacagagaagtttgttttgttacatgAACAAAAAAGGCTTTTTGGAAAGAAAGTGACACTGAATCAAATATGTAAAGGGAGCCATCGGGGTtcagagacacaaagacacaacagGAAGCTGTACGTTTATCCAGATTCTTGGTATAAGCGTGAGACTTCCCTTCGTaaaaggataattccagtttatttcaaCCCGATGTGTTTCCCATAAACGTGGCTgttgtgtctctatgtgtcaTGGTAACTTTGATCCATTTTATAGATTCGGGGGAAGCTGCTGAGCCTCAGACAGCTGtccaaataaaatgattttgtcaTGATCATGAACGTTTGTCTCTGAGTCGACCTGAAACGAGGACAACTGCCCGCAGCACATTATGGCTCGTTAAAGATCTAAGTTCGAGACAACTTGCACGTCAGTTTGTTCACATGTGTGAGAGAAAAGCAGTTTCAGATGACATAAAACTTTTTGTGCCTCCAAGGTTCCAAATTGTAAGAATAAAATGGTACACACTGGATGTTGTCACCAACACTAGAAGGCTCTCGAACGACCTGCCCGAGGagttcatcagatttataaagaaGTGTGTAAACATGGTTCaatctcagtcattgtggaAGTAGATGCACGTGCACGAGTCTCATTTCTACTCCCACAATTatccataaatggatgaagatgCCCTCTGTGATGGTCGCACTTGCAGCCACACAGCCATTTTGAAGTTTCTATCCCAGCTGGCACTCacactttggtttcttttacatttgtagTTAATTCTTTCCTCAGTTAgctaatttaattacatttcacattacatacaaataaataacaacacactggattttgtttcatacatcatactcattttattgtacagtttgGCAGTACATTAGTTTCTATTTGTAGCGCGCACATTTGGTTAACTTTTGTACAGTCATTAGTTTAAGttctaattttcctttttttgagtTACCAGTGTTGGGGTGCTGCTCCTGGAGGACATCTGGCCAGGCCTGGGCAAAGGATGTGCACCAGGACATGGAATGgttaaatacaggaagtggccaATTGGGTCATACCAAGTCCTGCCACCTCATAGGGGGGaactgtttatttcaagtttagTCATATcgtttgtttctctttattgaaTGTTTAGTTGGGTATTTTTGGTTTAGTTGATTTAGTTGAGTTAACCTGTGTTGGGGGGGAATTCTGTTGTTTATTGCTTAGTTGGTTGTCATTTGTTAGTTACCCCTCTTCTGTTATGGTCTGATCAGCCAGTATATATGTTCCCCTTTGTGTTCATTTAGGAAGGTCTGTTAGTACGGTTAAGTTCACTTTAGTTGAGTTCTGTTTATTTGACCTCTTTTATGGGCCctgaactttatttacatagtttGTTATTTGTACCTTTTGTTCgcattttttgggtaaaataaaaaccctcttTTTTGAAACCACCTGAGTCTCCTTTGTCTGCCAGCTCGGTCCCTTACACCCTCAATCAGCTGTTTACATATCAACATGCTGCCTGCTCCacctgtctgttcacctgtcaATGAGTGTGTTCACATGTGCACCAGTATCCTGGTTATGTGTTGCGCATTTAAACATCTTATCCTGGTTTCAGAAACCAGGATACTGTTGCCTGTGAACACCTGATCCAGGTGTCTTTACTGGTACAGAACATAATGGCTGAGATGGTGAGAAATAAAGACACAACTGCACACAGATGATTGTCATTATTTCTACATCCATCTACATCTATACAGACTGAATTATTAATAAAAAGAGTATTATCAGTAAATCATGTAGATAAAAGTCGGACTCACCTTGGCCACAAACGTCCCTCCAGGTTTCAGAACGTGTGTTGTGATGTTCAGCGCCTGAGAGACAAACATCTgtcagtgtgacatcacagacCGACAtgttgacacaaacacacctctgtACTCACAGCCAATAGGAGCTGAGCCTGGATGTACTCATCCACGTCATGGAGCCCGGTTACTATGGAAACAGAACAGGAAGCTGAATATAAACATCAGCAGGCCGACACAGAaggcgattttttttttcctaagatggtgaagtcatgacccgcccttcGCTGCgtctgattggcttaccctgatatgctgacactaaccctaaccactctccctcctcatgcctaaacccaaccaacccaaccaacgaaggcaaccagtactggccaatcagaggcagagtagggccggtcatgactttgccatcctagaaaaaaaaatctagtatACAGGAGATGTCGTGAGGAtaaggtgaggacagacaggaagtgagcgTCTCACCATCTGGAGCTCCGTCACACACCACCAGGTCGGCCGGCTGACCCTCAAAGTGACGGATTATCTCCTGAGCTGTCGACACctgagaggaggaa from Thunnus albacares chromosome 7, fThuAlb1.1, whole genome shotgun sequence includes:
- the ftsj1 gene encoding putative tRNA (cytidine(32)/guanosine(34)-2'-O)-methyltransferase isoform X1, producing MMIVCIFKPETELPSGSELRQKHTASCALDARLRLKKRSEVRMGRSSKDKRDIYYRLAKEEGWRARSAFKLLQLDHEFNLFTGVNRAVDLCAAPGSWSQVLSRKLRGREEKGDGGEEVKIVAVDLQAMAPLPGVTQIQGDITKVSTAQEIIRHFEGQPADLVVCDGAPDVTGLHDVDEYIQAQLLLAALNITTHVLKPGGTFVAKIFRGKDVTLLYSQLKIFFSGVTCAKPRSSRNSSIEAFVVCQNYCPPEGYVPNMSNPLLDHSYDVDFNQLEGPNRVIVPFLACGDLSAFDSDRTYPLQLDAGKQYQYTPPTQPPIRPPYQQACHLRRNNLLSREDAPSGGPDQSGDQQPPAEST
- the ftsj1 gene encoding putative tRNA (cytidine(32)/guanosine(34)-2'-O)-methyltransferase isoform X2; this translates as MGRSSKDKRDIYYRLAKEEGWRARSAFKLLQLDHEFNLFTGVNRAVDLCAAPGSWSQVLSRKLRGREEKGDGGEEVKIVAVDLQAMAPLPGVTQIQGDITKVSTAQEIIRHFEGQPADLVVCDGAPDVTGLHDVDEYIQAQLLLAALNITTHVLKPGGTFVAKIFRGKDVTLLYSQLKIFFSGVTCAKPRSSRNSSIEAFVVCQNYCPPEGYVPNMSNPLLDHSYDVDFNQLEGPNRVIVPFLACGDLSAFDSDRTYPLQLDAGKQYQYTPPTQPPIRPPYQQACHLRRNNLLSREDAPSGGPDQSGDQQPPAEST